A genome region from Bradyrhizobium sp. WSM1417 includes the following:
- a CDS encoding methylated-DNA--[protein]-cysteine S-methyltransferase, which yields MVGRGYAIFDTTVGRCGIIWSSTGIVAVQLPEAREIDTRRRIFQVHPEAREQRPSANAAFAIEGIVGLLQGSDADFSEVSLDASGVPGFNRRVYEAACAIPRGETRTYHEIAKALGASGAAHSVAQAIARNPYMLIVPCHRVLEAGNYTDRLSPYGGVISKRRLLSLEGAHPIASKTLFDVLLPVAPPRAPT from the coding sequence ATGGTGGGGCGTGGCTACGCGATATTCGACACGACCGTAGGGCGCTGCGGCATCATCTGGAGCAGCACCGGTATCGTTGCCGTGCAATTGCCGGAGGCGCGGGAGATCGACACCCGCCGCCGGATTTTCCAGGTCCATCCCGAGGCGCGCGAGCAACGGCCTTCCGCGAACGCCGCGTTCGCGATCGAGGGTATCGTGGGCTTGCTGCAAGGCAGCGATGCTGATTTTTCCGAGGTCAGCCTGGACGCGAGCGGGGTGCCCGGTTTCAACCGGCGGGTCTATGAAGCCGCCTGCGCCATCCCGCGCGGGGAGACGCGCACCTATCACGAGATCGCCAAGGCGCTGGGCGCCTCCGGCGCCGCGCATTCGGTGGCACAGGCGATCGCGAGAAACCCCTATATGCTGATCGTGCCCTGCCACCGGGTGCTGGAGGCCGGCAATTACACCGACCGGCTCTCGCCCTATGGCGGCGTGATCTCCAAGCGGCGCCTGCTGTCGCTGGAGGGCGCCCATCCGATCGCCAGCAAGACGCTGTTCGACGTCCTGCTGCCCGTTGCCCCGCCCCGAGCGCCCACCTAG
- a CDS encoding helix-turn-helix transcriptional regulator: MDATSLLTTPSMTVSEFRCDAGPDDSPFAECRTGHSIAYVRAGSFGCHCRAGFFDLVAGSMLVGAPGEEYTCTHEHVAGDVCLSFFLSDDLVDALGGRRDVWQVGATPPLPELMVLGELAQTAADGNSDLGLDEVGQILAGRFVDVVSGKARKPTTPTARDRRRAVEAALWIDANSHAEVDLEQAARQARLSPFHFLRLFSAVLGVTPHQYLVRSRLRHAARLLTDDDIAVTDIAYDVGFGDLSNFVRTFHRAAGVSPTKFRQASKGERKILQEQLALN; this comes from the coding sequence ATGGACGCGACCTCGCTGCTGACCACGCCCTCGATGACCGTCTCCGAGTTTCGCTGCGACGCGGGACCGGACGACAGCCCGTTTGCGGAGTGCCGCACCGGCCATTCCATCGCCTATGTCCGCGCGGGCAGCTTTGGCTGTCATTGCCGCGCCGGCTTCTTCGATCTGGTCGCGGGCTCGATGCTGGTCGGCGCGCCGGGCGAGGAATACACCTGCACGCATGAGCATGTCGCTGGCGACGTCTGTCTGTCCTTTTTCCTCAGCGACGATCTGGTCGACGCGCTCGGCGGCCGGCGCGACGTCTGGCAAGTCGGCGCGACCCCGCCGCTGCCCGAGCTGATGGTGCTGGGCGAGCTCGCCCAGACGGCGGCAGATGGCAACAGCGATCTCGGTCTCGACGAGGTCGGGCAGATCCTCGCCGGCCGCTTCGTCGATGTCGTCTCGGGCAAGGCGCGCAAGCCGACGACGCCGACCGCACGCGACCGCCGCCGGGCCGTGGAAGCCGCCCTGTGGATCGACGCCAATTCGCATGCCGAGGTCGACCTCGAACAGGCGGCGCGGCAGGCACGCCTCAGCCCCTTCCACTTCCTGCGGCTGTTCTCGGCCGTGCTCGGCGTCACCCCGCATCAATATCTGGTGCGCTCCCGGCTACGGCATGCGGCACGGCTGCTGACCGACGACGACATCGCCGTCACCGACATCGCCTATGACGTCGGCTTCGGCGATCTCTCCAACTTCGTCCGCACCTTCCACCGCGCCGCCGGCGTCTCGCCGACCAAGTTCCGTCAGGCCTCAAAGGGAGAGCGCAAGATTCTCCAAGAGCAGCTCGCCCTCAACTGA
- a CDS encoding VOC family protein, which yields MYDHIGLRVADLDAATRFYTAVLAPLGYVLCSSGDGYAGFGPKGEPALWLHLNKGRKADGAHIAFRAGDHDSVKAFHSEGLKSGGRDNGGTGPRKDYSPTYYAAFLIDPDGNNVEAVCA from the coding sequence ATGTACGACCATATCGGATTGCGCGTTGCCGACCTCGACGCCGCCACGCGCTTCTACACCGCGGTGCTGGCGCCGCTCGGTTACGTCCTGTGCTCGAGTGGCGATGGTTATGCCGGCTTCGGGCCAAAGGGCGAACCCGCGCTGTGGCTGCACCTGAACAAGGGACGCAAGGCCGATGGCGCGCATATCGCGTTTCGCGCTGGGGATCATGATTCGGTCAAGGCATTCCACAGCGAAGGCTTGAAGAGCGGCGGCCGCGACAATGGCGGCACCGGCCCGCGCAAGGACTACAGCCCGACTTACTACGCGGCGTTCTTGATTGATCCCGATGGCAACAATGTCGAGGCGGTTTGTGCGTGA
- a CDS encoding SRPBCC family protein, producing the protein MASIHNDIPLPAPARDVWDAVRDFGALHRRLAPGFVTACTLDGDARDVTFANGSVARELLVDCDDAGRRLVYAINNERLKHYSASVQVIAEGEARCRLVWIIDMLPNELATYVQGQTKDAVAAIHRAFPAAAA; encoded by the coding sequence ATGGCCTCCATCCACAACGACATTCCCCTCCCCGCGCCCGCGCGCGACGTCTGGGATGCGGTGCGCGATTTCGGCGCGCTGCATCGGCGGCTGGCGCCGGGCTTCGTCACGGCCTGCACGCTCGACGGCGACGCGCGCGACGTCACCTTCGCCAATGGATCGGTGGCGCGCGAGTTGCTGGTCGATTGCGACGATGCCGGGCGGCGGCTGGTCTACGCGATCAACAACGAGCGGCTGAAGCATTACAGCGCCTCGGTGCAGGTGATCGCCGAGGGCGAGGCGAGATGCCGCCTGGTCTGGATCATCGACATGCTGCCGAACGAGCTCGCGACTTATGTGCAGGGACAGACCAAGGACGCTGTCGCCGCCATACACAGAGCGTTCCCGGCCGCGGCGGCGTGA
- a CDS encoding MATE family efflux transporter, with product MSDIAEIPVDEQERPLPPPPRPVRSALTDGPILRTLLGLAWPNVVALSAGTCTVIAETSYIGRLGVEALAAMALVFPTVILTMTMSGGAMGGAVASAIARALGAGDRERAGTLAAHALLIGISFGLVFMLGMLIFGPRVLEMLGGRGDVLTHAIAYTQVFFGGAVLPWLLNTMAGVLRGTGNMKLPSLLILNSAAWQIVLGGTLGLGLGPVPQFGMRGVAAGALIAYCMNIGVMGWYLFSGRARVTPKLRGLRIQWAMFFDILKVGAIACFSPLQSVLTISIFTHMLAKFGTAILAGYGIGARLEFLLTSIAFSFGIASVPMIGMAVGAGRIARARRIAWIAAASAFVAVGAPACLVAAFPDLWVNIFTDSATVRATSHQYLSTVAPFYAFIGLASTMYFSSQGAAKVIGPVLAQTARLIYISAVGWWLSTHDATAQSFFWLAASSMVVLGLLSCSSVVLTRWGPRQTKPAIRPALSAAAD from the coding sequence ATGTCAGACATCGCCGAAATCCCGGTCGATGAACAGGAGCGTCCGCTGCCGCCGCCCCCGCGGCCCGTGAGGAGCGCGCTGACGGACGGGCCGATCCTGCGCACGCTGCTCGGACTGGCCTGGCCCAACGTCGTCGCGCTCTCCGCCGGCACCTGCACCGTGATTGCGGAGACCTCTTATATCGGACGTCTTGGTGTGGAAGCGCTGGCCGCGATGGCGCTGGTGTTTCCGACAGTGATCCTGACCATGACCATGTCGGGCGGTGCGATGGGCGGCGCGGTGGCGTCCGCCATCGCGCGGGCGCTCGGCGCCGGCGATCGCGAGCGCGCCGGGACGCTCGCCGCGCACGCGCTGCTGATCGGCATCAGCTTCGGCCTCGTCTTCATGCTGGGCATGCTGATCTTCGGGCCGCGCGTTCTGGAAATGCTCGGCGGCCGCGGCGATGTGCTGACGCATGCGATCGCCTACACCCAGGTGTTTTTCGGCGGCGCCGTGCTGCCCTGGCTGCTCAACACCATGGCCGGGGTCCTGCGTGGCACCGGCAACATGAAGCTGCCGTCGCTGTTGATCCTCAATTCCGCGGCCTGGCAGATCGTGCTCGGCGGCACGCTGGGGCTCGGACTCGGTCCGGTGCCGCAATTCGGCATGCGCGGCGTCGCCGCCGGCGCGCTGATTGCCTATTGTATGAACATCGGCGTGATGGGCTGGTACCTGTTCTCCGGCCGCGCCCGCGTGACGCCGAAGCTGCGCGGACTTCGCATCCAATGGGCGATGTTTTTCGATATCCTGAAGGTCGGCGCCATCGCCTGCTTCTCGCCGCTGCAATCGGTGCTGACGATCTCGATCTTCACTCACATGCTTGCGAAATTCGGCACCGCGATCCTCGCCGGCTACGGCATCGGTGCGCGGCTTGAATTCCTGCTGACCTCGATCGCGTTCTCGTTCGGCATCGCCTCGGTGCCGATGATCGGCATGGCGGTCGGCGCCGGTCGCATCGCCCGTGCCCGGCGCATTGCCTGGATCGCGGCGGCGAGCGCCTTCGTTGCCGTCGGTGCACCGGCGTGCCTGGTCGCGGCCTTTCCCGATCTCTGGGTCAACATCTTCACCGACAGCGCGACCGTGCGCGCAACCAGCCACCAATATTTGTCGACGGTGGCGCCGTTCTACGCCTTCATCGGCCTCGCCTCGACCATGTATTTCTCGTCGCAGGGCGCTGCGAAGGTGATCGGACCGGTGCTGGCGCAGACTGCGCGGCTGATCTACATCTCGGCGGTCGGCTGGTGGCTGTCGACGCATGATGCCACCGCGCAAAGCTTCTTCTGGCTGGCGGCGAGCTCGATGGTCGTGCTCGGCCTGCTCTCGTGCTCCAGCGTGGTGCTGACGCGCTGGGGACCGCGCCAAACCAAACCTGCGATCAGGCCGGCTCTGTCGGCCGCTGCGGACTAG
- a CDS encoding PAS domain S-box protein, with protein MTDQSELDAKILDDVADALIYSDRSGTIMRWNRASSALFGFSADEALGQNLDLIIPEHLRAAHWKGFEAALASGAMKLAGKPTLTRALHKDGRKLYIEMTFALVRDAAGVVQGSVAMARDVTERVERERAAKAAQNKPAQTS; from the coding sequence ATGACAGATCAATCCGAACTCGACGCAAAAATCCTCGACGACGTCGCCGATGCGCTGATCTATTCGGATCGCTCCGGCACCATCATGCGCTGGAATCGCGCATCGTCCGCACTGTTCGGCTTCTCCGCGGACGAAGCGCTGGGCCAGAATCTCGACCTGATCATTCCCGAACATCTGCGCGCCGCGCACTGGAAGGGTTTCGAGGCCGCGCTTGCCAGCGGCGCGATGAAGCTTGCGGGCAAGCCGACACTGACCCGCGCGCTGCACAAGGACGGACGCAAGCTCTACATCGAGATGACCTTTGCGTTGGTGCGGGATGCCGCTGGAGTGGTGCAGGGATCGGTGGCGATGGCGCGCGACGTGACCGAGCGCGTCGAGCGCGAGCGTGCCGCCAAAGCTGCGCAAAATAAGCCTGCGCAAACTTCGTGA